In Streptococcus respiraculi, one DNA window encodes the following:
- a CDS encoding copper homeostasis protein CutC, with protein sequence MKEFCAENHVRIAHAIALGAGRIELCDNLAVGGTTPSYGVIGTVCDMAHEQGVPVMTMVRPRGGDFCYDVAEKKMMLEDARIAKELRTDGLVFGALTEDNWLDEDFLCQLIAEAGNLETVFHMAFDMIPRKRQFEAIDWLVEHGVTRILTRGGIHGAAGDNVDWIKELLAHADNRIEILIGGGVTRDNAEHLMQELGVTQVHGTRLFW encoded by the coding sequence ATGAAAGAATTTTGTGCAGAAAATCATGTGCGGATTGCGCATGCCATTGCTTTGGGTGCAGGTCGGATTGAGCTGTGTGACAATCTAGCGGTGGGTGGAACCACTCCCAGCTACGGTGTCATTGGTACGGTATGCGATATGGCCCATGAACAGGGAGTGCCCGTCATGACCATGGTGCGGCCCCGTGGAGGTGATTTTTGCTACGATGTAGCAGAAAAGAAGATGATGTTAGAAGACGCCAGAATTGCCAAGGAATTGAGAACGGACGGACTTGTTTTTGGTGCTCTTACCGAGGATAATTGGCTAGATGAGGACTTTTTATGTCAACTGATTGCAGAAGCTGGAAATCTTGAAACAGTCTTTCACATGGCATTTGATATGATTCCGCGAAAACGCCAGTTTGAAGCAATCGACTGGCTAGTCGAACATGGTGTGACACGGATTTTAACGCGTGGTGGGATTCATGGTGCTGCGGGTGACAATGTAGACTGGATCAAGGAGTTGCTTGCGCATGCCGATAATCGAATTGAAATCCTAATCGGAGGCGGTGTGACAAGAGACAATGCTGAGCACTTGATGCAAGAGCTTGGGGTTACACAGGTTCACGGTACACGTCTGTTTTGGTGA